A genomic segment from Nitrospira sp. SG-bin1 encodes:
- a CDS encoding arginine--tRNA ligase has translation MSQGLVQERVTTALLGALNGAREKGQLKTTAWPTLSLDAPKRPEWGDLASTVAMSLASSEHKAPHDIAQIIVENLSQNEQLFDRIEIVRPGFLNLTVKPALWQEVLREIESQGARYGRAAGGAGRQVLVEYVSANPTGPLHVGHGRGAAVGQAVVRLLNAVGYDAVGEYYINDAGRQMKLLGASVYARYQELSGRTVQFPEDGYHGSYITSVAREIKEQLDGVPSELTSADLETRCRSLAYQKLLGQIRDDLQLFGIEIQSWFSEASLLESKAIERALDELKARELLFQQDGAWWFRASLYGDEKDRVVQKQDGEYTYLASDIAYHHDKLRRGYDLLIDVFGADHHGYIPRMEAVMQAYGHPKDRLRVVLVQLVKLLRDGVEVKMSKRTGEFITMREVIEEVGADAAKFYFLMRDPKTHLEFDLELAKQRSADNPVYYVQYAHARICSLWRVASARGIARPSAEETDLAVLTDPDELGLIKKLSSYPEVIQASALAFEPHRVTYYLQQLAALLHTFYNKHRILPPETDSGLDESASTDVLTPKRTAARLVLMGAVQQVLRNGLDVLGLSAPEHM, from the coding sequence GTGTCTCAAGGACTCGTACAAGAGAGGGTAACAACGGCCCTACTCGGTGCCCTCAACGGAGCGAGGGAAAAAGGGCAGTTGAAGACGACCGCGTGGCCCACACTGAGCCTTGATGCACCCAAACGACCCGAATGGGGAGACCTCGCTTCCACGGTCGCGATGTCCTTGGCCTCCTCTGAACACAAGGCCCCTCACGATATCGCGCAAATCATCGTGGAAAACCTATCCCAGAACGAACAGCTGTTTGATCGTATTGAGATCGTCCGTCCCGGTTTTTTGAATCTTACGGTAAAACCGGCTCTTTGGCAGGAGGTTCTCCGTGAAATCGAATCACAAGGGGCTCGTTATGGTCGGGCAGCTGGCGGGGCCGGCCGGCAAGTATTGGTGGAGTATGTGAGCGCCAATCCGACCGGTCCCTTGCATGTCGGTCATGGCAGGGGGGCGGCGGTTGGGCAGGCAGTTGTTCGGTTGCTAAATGCAGTCGGATACGATGCCGTGGGCGAATATTATATCAACGACGCGGGCCGCCAGATGAAATTGTTGGGCGCGTCCGTATATGCTCGTTACCAAGAGTTGTCAGGGCGGACCGTCCAGTTTCCCGAGGATGGCTATCATGGCTCGTACATTACGTCGGTAGCACGAGAGATCAAGGAGCAACTCGACGGCGTTCCCAGTGAACTGACTTCTGCCGACCTTGAGACTCGCTGCCGCTCTCTTGCCTACCAGAAACTGTTGGGACAGATCCGTGATGACCTTCAGTTATTTGGCATTGAGATCCAATCTTGGTTCAGCGAAGCGTCGCTTCTTGAATCTAAAGCCATCGAACGTGCCCTGGATGAATTGAAAGCCCGTGAACTCCTGTTTCAACAGGACGGTGCCTGGTGGTTCCGTGCGTCCCTGTATGGCGATGAAAAAGACCGTGTCGTTCAGAAACAGGACGGGGAATATACGTATCTCGCGTCCGATATCGCCTACCATCACGACAAGCTGAGGCGTGGCTACGATCTGCTGATTGATGTTTTCGGTGCCGACCACCATGGGTATATCCCGCGCATGGAAGCCGTTATGCAGGCCTATGGGCATCCCAAAGATCGTTTGCGAGTCGTGCTCGTCCAGTTGGTCAAGCTGCTGCGGGACGGAGTCGAAGTGAAGATGTCCAAGCGGACCGGGGAATTCATTACCATGCGGGAAGTCATCGAAGAGGTTGGAGCCGATGCGGCCAAGTTCTATTTCCTCATGCGGGATCCCAAGACGCATCTGGAGTTCGATCTGGAGTTGGCGAAGCAACGGTCCGCCGACAATCCGGTCTACTACGTTCAATATGCCCATGCGAGAATTTGCAGCCTGTGGCGCGTGGCCTCCGCCAGAGGGATCGCCCGGCCGTCTGCAGAGGAGACGGACCTCGCGGTGTTGACGGATCCCGATGAATTGGGACTGATCAAGAAGCTGTCCTCCTACCCCGAAGTCATTCAGGCGAGTGCCCTGGCCTTTGAACCGCATCGTGTGACGTATTATCTCCAGCAATTGGCAGCGCTGCTCCATACGTTCTACAACAAACACCGAATTTTGCCTCCTGAAACCGATTCAGGACTCGATGAGTCGGCATCCACCGACGTACTTACGCCGAAGCGGACCGCGGCGAGACTGGTCTTGATGGGAGCAGTCCAACAAGTTCTCAGAAACGGACTCGATGTCCTCGGTCTCTCGGCGCCTGAGCACATGTGA
- a CDS encoding preprotein translocase, whose product MESIAWAEGTGGGGSPASGGAGGILSLIPFLLIFVIFYFLLIRPQQKKQKQQQALLEALKKGDKVITTSGIWGTITNLGKETVTLQIADNTKIKMQRENIARVRGEEEDKDKDA is encoded by the coding sequence ATGGAATCGATCGCATGGGCCGAGGGGACTGGCGGAGGCGGATCACCCGCCAGTGGAGGGGCGGGCGGAATCCTCTCGTTGATCCCGTTCCTCTTGATCTTCGTCATTTTCTATTTTCTTCTGATCCGGCCCCAACAGAAGAAACAAAAACAACAGCAGGCTTTGTTGGAGGCCTTGAAGAAGGGCGACAAGGTGATCACGACATCAGGAATTTGGGGCACCATCACCAATTTGGGAAAAGAAACCGTGACACTGCAGATCGCCGACAATACCAAGATCAAAATGCAGCGCGAGAATATCGCGCGGGTGCGCGGCGAAGAGGAAGACAAGGACAAAGACGCGTAG
- a CDS encoding preprotein translocase subunit SecD — translation MKKISGRLWLLTLVIAASVVAFLPSYQPLYQALPGWMKGVLPNKGITLGLDLQGGIHMVLEVDEDRAVEIAVDRSATALQDLIAEKKIAVDFVKRSGHDQIIMQLQNADAKDPAQKLIDTFPLFVEKESAGSTNAVVWELRESETKRIKDSAINQALETIRNRIDQFGVAEPIVQRQGLKQIVVQLPGVKDPKRAKDLIKETALLEFKMLDEDLHLDLPVRIPKDKEAEVVQQFAGKLPEGDQILFERMVDKDTGVEFRVPYVVKKRVMLTGDVLSDARVAIGQFNDPYVSITFDSKGGQEFDRITGENVKKRMAVVLDNTIYSAPVIQERISGGRAQITGTFTTQEANDLAIVLRAGALPAPLKIVQDLTVGPSLGQDSIDKGIRATLFAGAMVVIFMIVYYRLSGLIADFALMLNLVCLMGALSALTATLTLPGIAGIVLTIGMGVDSNVLIFERIREELRGGKAPRSAIDAGYDKALLTIIDSHVTTLITGVALFLFGTGPIKGFAVTLCLGIAINLFTALVGTKVIFDLLYHRQKVEALSI, via the coding sequence ATGAAAAAGATAAGCGGGCGGCTCTGGTTATTGACGCTGGTCATCGCGGCCTCGGTAGTGGCTTTTCTCCCGTCCTATCAGCCGCTGTATCAAGCGTTGCCCGGCTGGATGAAGGGCGTGCTTCCGAACAAGGGAATTACGCTGGGGTTGGACTTGCAAGGCGGTATCCATATGGTCTTGGAGGTGGATGAAGACCGTGCCGTGGAGATTGCGGTTGACCGTTCAGCCACCGCGCTGCAAGACCTCATCGCCGAGAAAAAGATCGCCGTCGACTTCGTCAAGCGAAGCGGGCACGATCAAATCATCATGCAGCTGCAAAATGCGGATGCCAAAGATCCGGCTCAAAAGCTGATCGATACCTTTCCCCTTTTTGTCGAGAAGGAGTCGGCGGGGTCGACGAATGCGGTGGTGTGGGAGCTGCGTGAGTCGGAGACCAAGCGAATCAAGGATTCCGCGATCAATCAGGCGCTGGAAACCATCCGGAACCGGATCGATCAATTCGGCGTCGCGGAGCCGATCGTTCAACGCCAAGGGTTGAAGCAAATCGTCGTGCAGCTGCCCGGTGTCAAGGATCCGAAACGTGCCAAGGACCTGATCAAGGAAACGGCGCTGCTGGAGTTCAAAATGTTGGATGAAGACCTCCACCTGGATCTCCCCGTGCGAATTCCAAAAGACAAAGAAGCCGAGGTGGTCCAGCAGTTTGCCGGCAAACTGCCTGAAGGAGACCAGATTTTATTCGAACGAATGGTCGATAAGGACACGGGTGTGGAGTTTCGCGTTCCTTATGTCGTCAAGAAGCGAGTCATGTTGACCGGTGATGTGCTGAGTGACGCGCGGGTCGCCATCGGCCAATTCAACGATCCGTACGTCTCGATTACCTTTGATTCCAAAGGGGGGCAGGAATTCGACCGGATTACGGGCGAGAACGTCAAGAAGCGTATGGCCGTCGTGCTTGACAACACCATCTACTCGGCCCCGGTCATTCAAGAACGTATTTCAGGCGGGCGCGCGCAGATTACCGGAACGTTCACCACGCAGGAGGCCAATGATTTGGCGATCGTGCTGCGGGCCGGTGCTCTCCCGGCGCCGCTGAAGATCGTGCAGGATCTTACGGTCGGTCCGTCCCTCGGCCAAGACTCCATCGACAAGGGCATCAGGGCCACTCTGTTCGCCGGGGCAATGGTGGTGATATTCATGATCGTGTATTACCGTCTGTCCGGGCTGATCGCGGACTTTGCCTTGATGCTCAATCTAGTGTGTCTGATGGGCGCGTTGTCGGCCTTGACCGCCACGTTGACCTTGCCGGGAATCGCGGGTATCGTGCTGACGATCGGAATGGGGGTCGATTCCAACGTCTTGATTTTCGAGCGCATCCGCGAAGAGCTGCGCGGCGGAAAGGCGCCTCGATCCGCCATCGATGCAGGGTATGACAAGGCGTTATTGACGATCATCGATTCTCACGTGACGACGCTGATTACGGGGGTGGCGCTGTTTCTTTTCGGGACCGGACCGATCAAGGGGTTTGCCGTGACGTTGTGTCTGGGTATTGCCATCAACCTGTTCACGGCGTTGGTCGGGACCAAAGTGATCTTCGATCTGTTGTATCATCGGCAAAAAGTGGAGGCGTTGAGTATCTAA
- a CDS encoding preprotein translocase subunit SecF: MLEILGKTNIDFMGKRKFAFLFSGVMVLLGLIALVQIARGTANLGIDFAGGTAVQLKFEQPVRIDEARKALETNGLSDAELQEFGQDNKLLIRVKASTTIEEKIAERVVGVFAKEFPANKFVVDSTTEIGPTIGKKLQEDALVAIVISFIGIILYIAARFELRFGVAAALATFHDVLAVVGAFYILDKEITLLIVTALLTLAGYSLTDTVVVFDRIRENLKLRRRESEEGTINAAINQVLSRTIVTSLTVVLVLIPLTLAGGEVLHDFSLALLWGVIFGTYSSVFVASPLLLLWPGAPGRLLKRS, from the coding sequence ATGTTAGAGATTCTTGGCAAGACCAACATTGACTTCATGGGCAAGCGCAAGTTCGCGTTTCTCTTTTCCGGTGTGATGGTCTTGCTCGGACTCATCGCACTTGTCCAGATCGCGCGGGGTACCGCCAATCTGGGTATTGATTTTGCCGGAGGGACGGCTGTCCAGCTCAAGTTCGAGCAGCCGGTTCGGATCGATGAAGCCCGTAAGGCCTTGGAGACGAACGGCTTGAGTGATGCGGAACTACAGGAATTCGGACAGGACAACAAACTCCTCATCCGGGTGAAGGCCTCCACGACGATCGAAGAGAAGATCGCGGAACGCGTGGTAGGGGTCTTCGCCAAGGAGTTCCCCGCCAATAAATTCGTGGTCGACTCCACCACGGAGATCGGACCGACCATCGGGAAGAAGCTTCAGGAGGATGCACTGGTTGCCATCGTCATCTCATTTATCGGGATTATCCTCTACATCGCGGCACGATTCGAACTCCGGTTCGGCGTCGCCGCCGCCCTGGCCACGTTTCACGATGTCTTGGCCGTGGTCGGAGCCTTCTATATTTTGGATAAGGAGATCACGCTCCTGATCGTGACGGCGCTTTTGACGTTGGCAGGATATTCCTTGACCGATACGGTCGTGGTATTCGATCGGATCAGAGAAAATTTGAAATTGCGTCGTCGGGAGAGCGAGGAAGGGACGATCAACGCCGCCATTAACCAGGTGTTGAGCCGGACGATCGTCACCAGCCTGACCGTCGTGCTCGTCCTGATCCCCTTGACCCTGGCGGGAGGAGAAGTGTTGCACGATTTTTCACTTGCGCTCCTCTGGGGTGTCATTTTCGGCACCTATTCATCGGTCTTCGTTGCCAGCCCTCTCTTATTGTTGTGGCCGGGAGCCCCGGGTCGACTCTTGAAACGCAGCTGA